TACACGCTGATTCTAAGATGTTCAAAACTGTgcaaaaaattgatattctgGATTGAGGAAAATAATGTGATTTTAGCAGGGGGGTGACagccctatcctttgtcattgattttgacaaccatcaaaattacgggcccacgattttgtgggcccataacaaacctgacattttgctgtcaaggaaccggactagatgtcaaaacctagagaattatgaatgattgcacactaacacaatcatcattctggttcctcattggttgaaatttggactttttcaactctgtactggttcgagaggaaaacaccataaacgtttctcccgatggatagaaaaaaaggaaaagattcttgttcgcaagAAGAACCAGATTGTCACCCCCCTGGATTTTAATGATGCGGTTACTGATCagattgaattataaaaatctgattatgaaattcaattgaaaattgcaTAGTTATCCGATTTGAATTCCAAACCAAAAGAAGCAAACAAATTTGGTATGCATACTGATGCCCTTTGAAGTTTCTATTGAAGACGGTGTAAGGTTACCCGCATAAATAAGAATTGTAACCaaacgtttttttaaatagtcaaacgacGATTCTATAGAAAACCAACAATTCCGAATAAAATGGTATAATCGTTCGAAGATGCTTTGCATGTTTTGCTGCGTAACAtcctaattatatttttttttcagttgtggCATTTGGTTAAAAACTAGTTATGTTGTGCTTAATCATCTTTTGTGGTGTCgctttgtttattgtttacaaaataaatcGATTCAATGCAACATCGTAAACAAACCAACAGAAATTTCGAAATGTTAACATTAAATTGAGTTTATCTACAGTTTCTGGCACAATTTTAAGCAACTAAGCCAAAATCCCAAAAAAGTAGATCAACATTGAGCCGGAATCATGGAAAACGGGACGGAAAAGTGTTTCATATGTGCCGAGGAGACGTCGCACTTTTTCAGGAACCTGTTGCAGATCACGACAAAATATTCAGGAACTACCATTTATAAGGTAAGTTGAAATCTGTacaaacacgtgaaaaggatctatctccatgtatggcgaatcgagaaaaacgcgtttgaaaaaagtacaacctattttaaatcgctaattaaaaataacttgaaattttttatttttatgatagcTTAACGATTTTAAGGAGCATCCTCTATATGTTGGAATAgagaaatatcaattttcatgaaaaaacaacgcgctatcgtagatagaacctagatcacgtaatattttatctcccttgtttatacaccctttgctattttctcatttttagctttagttttaagctcgcgttcatttgcaactatgtttttatgttgaataaagtgtcAAATATTCACCAACACACAAAAAGGATCTATATCCATGAAGGCGTattgagaaaaacgcgtttgaaaaaaatacaacctaatTCAAATCGCTagttaaaaatcacttgaaatatttgatttttatgaaagacaaacgatttttagaagcatcctctatatgttggaatagaggaatatcaattttcatgaaaaaataacgcgctatcgtagatagaacctacttCACGTAAcattttgtctaacctgtttatacaccctttgctattttcttatttttagctttagttacaagctcgcattcatttgtaactatgtttttatgttgaataaagagttaaattgattattttgagtttgtttgcggagtagtagcgaaaaatggtttcggagtaaagggtgtatatccatgtaatggcagttctggtttaagaatgtttatagatcctttactcaaattgagtttttaatgtaacggaatcttattttctcaaaagggttttaccgttaagtagtgcAAGTGTTGGCCTATCGcgaggtactgaaaatggtttttgtttacttttggagatagatccttttcacgtgttggtacagaaatGTTAGATAAATAATGATTTtagatttatgttttttctagaattaaaaattagtgaaattcaaaattatgcaaATAGATCCTCTTTTTTGCATTCGATCAAAAGTTGAGATTTAAATCCATCAATTACAAACTTATGTAAATAAGAAAACAATAGAAATTACAATTAGCATAAATCTAAATATTagggttaaaatttaaatatttgaaagatgCTGAAGCGTTGCATACAGAAAGGCGTTTTGTTTACATGCAGAAAATTTGAGGTTGTTTGATAGTATAAACTAAGGCGCTTTCCcaaattttctgaaagtattgaacaaaacaaatgcaacatttttcacACTTGCATTAAATTAATTGAACAATATCTTATGAGACCGTCAGACCTAGAGAGACCTAGACCGAGACCTAAACCTAGTTTAATTCCAAAacgattaaaattattaaaatttcacttgGCTGCTTTTCTGAAAACAAGTGTTTTTACTTTATACAAATATTTaactaatttgtttttaatcagATGTGTGTTTATTAATGCGTTTTACTTCAAAAGATTCATTCAGCCGAGTGTattaaaatgtttaacaaaGTTCCTGCAAAATAAATGCATatttttgagcgaaaatattccaagtccCATACGTTAAAGACAAATTCCGTACCGCGTGaaaaaatcagtcaattttgtaattttttttcaattttgtatttttttaaaatttagtcaattttgataattttcaaaaattttatcagtATTGTTTggtattgttaattttgtcaatttaatcaatttttttaaattttatcaattgtgTCAAATCTTgccaattttgtctattttgtcacgtctgtaatttttgccaattttgtcattttttccatttgagcAAGTTGggcattttgataattttgtcatttttgtcatctttgtcaaatttttcattttgtaaattttgtgtattccgttaattttgtcaatttgataaagtcaatttggtcaattctgtttatttggtcaattatgttattttttttttcaattttgtcgatttggatttttttcttttttttttaattttaattttttttgttaggtaattgtaatgtttgtaattttttcttcaagtttttgtaatatttttaattttaaattttttaatttttgtaacgttggtaagttttataatttttgtaacatctttttttaaatttttatgatttttgcatctttgtaactttgtttttttttgtaatttttgttattttttttttaaaatctgttacTGTTGTAGTTTatgtaaaacttttttgtcatttttgtgatttttgtcaattctgtcattttggtaattttgttatatttatacaACTTTTCTCATGTTTGCTCTAGTtatcttttttggattttttatcaatttatattttatcatttggCTACTCAAGATTTTTACGATGAAAACTGTTATAGTTAACAAAACCATAATTAATTATTTCAGGTAGTGGAACGTTTCCTGGAAAGCGATTTGACCCAGAACGAAGCCAGTCTGATGACAGCAGTGATTTGTCACGAGTGCATGGTAAAGCTGAACGGTTACGATGCGGCCTACACCAAGGCGGTGATCATCCAGCAGGAGTTTACGGATTTGCTGCGCAAGAGCTTGGCAATGGCCGGGAACGACAGAGTCGTGCTGGATTCAGCAAGTCtgaaggaagaagaagaagaagaagaagaacagCGCAGTGAAAGTTCTTCGGCCGATTATCTTGTTGAGCTGGAACAAATTCCTGAAGAGGAGGATGAGGATGAAGCTTATAGTGAATCGGCAAAGGACGAAGACACAGTTACCGATACAATGACTGATAACGATACCAAAAGTGTTGGAAAGTTTGTATCCATGAAATGTAACACTTGTGGGATGAGCTTTTCGTCTATCGATGAAATGAAAGAGCACTCTCATCGAAAAACGAGTACATCCAGTGATGATCTCCACCTGGCTGTCCTTGAATATGAGGAAGTTGAAGACGAAGAAGCAGGAGAAACGCGTGAAGATTTTGTCGTTGACGATGTTGAATATATAGATGAAGAACGACTGGAAGACGATGAAGCCGAAATCCacgaaaattttccacaaaTTCAAAAGGATGATGTGGAAGACATAAATGCGCTTCAGGACAAGTCGGAAGTAGTCAACAAAATTCCAAAGAAGCGAATTTTTTACAGGATTGTCAAGTGTTTGGAATGCAACGTTCAATTCAGCTCCAAAGTTCAGTTGAAGGTATCTTCGAACGTTAACAAAATTGTGGACTTTTCACTGAAATCTATTCATTCCAGCGTCATCAAAATGAGCATCACTTGAAAGAGGCTGATCTCGCGGACTCCGCGTTGCATGTTTCGCACACATGTGATATCTGTGGCCTAACAGTTAAGACCAAATCTGCGTTGGCATCCCACGTTGCCAAACATAATCGAACGTCCAACTTCGATTGCACGTTCTGCGGGAAAAAGTTTAATCACAAGGGAGCACTCACCAGACATGTACCTATGCATACCGGTAAATATACAAATAAACCATACGTTAAAGCGATattctacaaaataaaaattgaacgttTAGAAAAACTCATTTCTACTTCCCATTTCTCGTAGGTGAAAAACCATACCAGTGCGATACGTGTGGCAAACAGTTCATTCATTATTCCTCGTTTCACATGCACAAATTAACCCACGGAAATATCCGAGAGAAGAAGTGTGAAGTTTGCGGCTACATGTTACGGTCTAGTTCTCATCTGAAGCGCCACATGCGGGTAAGCTAATTTCTCCTATAAAACCCATTGTAACAGAACAGTACCAACTTTCAATTGTCTGTTACCGGTTTTAATTTTGGCATAAGGTTAAACCCGCGCTCTTTCTTTCCAAAGGTACATTCTGGTGAGAAACCTTTCGCCTGTCCCACGTGTGGGCAAAAGTTCGCCCAAAGGTATGTCGTGTATTGTTGTATTAAACGGATTGTTCGTGCTAGATACCTAACCgacgtttatttttaattttcactttatttctAGGTACAATATGATGACCCACCTAAAGGCCCACCAGGGAATCTACAGGGAGTATGCCAAGGAGTACAAGTGCCCCCTCTGTGATGAGAAATATCAACGTAAACTCGCTTTGCAGGAACACTTAACACGTACCCATAACACCGTGCTCGATTCTGCTTTTCTGAAACCAGCAGTCAAATCGCCTAATAAAAAGTCAGAGGTTAAGATTGAAATGGTCGAGTTCGTTAGTTCAGGAATCGAAAGTGATGGAGAAATTTTCGGATAGTTTTAGTAGTTTGAGGCATAATAGTTAGATTGTTTGGTTGAATGTTGTAATAAAATATTCGATTTGAACTTCAATTAGACGCGTTTTGTGTATCTTAAATTTATGTAACAGATCGATTCCTGATATTGTTCACAataatttgacatttttcttcGGTTTCTTTCAAACTAAGCACGTTGAAGATCAAATTTACGAGATATACCAGAACAACCATGAACAGCGAAGTATTGTACAGACAATTGAAACAGCTGTCGGACAGTGGCGAGCTACAGCGAAGTCTTCCGAACAGTCCCATGAATCCATGGATACACTGAAATGGTCgacgtgatttaaaaaaaaaaagataacataTATCGATGAAGGTAAAACGATATCAGCCACTTACCAGCAAAAAAAGAGAAACGCCCAACAGTCCGAGCATTATGTAATACAGTATTCCCAGTTCAGGACCCACTTTCAGAAtgtaacaaatttgacaaatattgATCGTGATCAAGGTAAGGTCAAAAATGCTTTGACTGAACATATTACTTGATCCATTTCGTATTCTGTGAGGTAATTTCTTTTCAGCATCTTGTGGGTTCTTGGTCTGAAAACAACAAATCCCATaaggtttgaaaaataaaatataaatttttcccTTACATCCTCTGCCAGTTCCATTTGGGGTACCGGTCGGTAGGTTTCGTTTGTATTCCAATCGGGCAGATTGTTGTGCTCCATATTGCTCATATTTCTCCGAAAAAAAGGTACCTTAATAGCTCCTAAATGCTAGCCGCGCCAACGAGTTTCTTCGGTATCGTATTTGAAACTGAACAAATGATGAAGAGAGCCTTTTCTAGCTCTGTCTAATTCTTATCATAACATCTAGATAACATCATTATCAGCTAGAGCACGTTCGGGCCGCTAGAAAGATTGATAGCTGAAAAATCGCAATGCAATTGCACTTGTCAATACATCGAAATCGCTTCATTCTGGGAATTGTATTCCGTAATTTTAGCAAGGAGtgattccataacttttaatcgTCTTAGCGCTGAACGATCGATAAGTGAGTGGATATGGGAAGAATCACGAATTTCCTCCATTACAATTTGACCTTTCAGATAACATTTTGTAAAGAGACCTGCAACAATGCTCAGGTACAGCAGATTGGGACTTCTGGTTTAATCAACAGTTGCTGTTAAgtatgtgggatgcccgagaagttggagaacggttgccatggacgaAATGAATttgaggaatatttttcatcaggttatgtcctGAAACGGAAAACcatctaaataaaaataaataaaataactaaCAGCATTAACAACTGATTGagctggttttgaaaaaaaatgccttTCTGAAAAACTGCGACTGGTGAAGAAGTTAAAGAAGGATGGGACTTCTTCGTTCatttatgtataaaaaataaCCTCAACTTGTGTTAGTCgtgattgagacttctgcttaagacttttggttattttgttaaaaaacgaGAGGCGAGTGAAACTTCTgcttatgtaaaaaaaactgaggtGGATTGAGACTTCCACCACTTGAAAAGGTTTAGATTTCTgcttatgaaaaacaatcatcAGTAGCATTAGTTGTTTACTTTAGTTAATAAAAAAGTGATAgctaatttgttaattttgcttATGAAAAAGAAAGCTTTAAGCTTCGAGAATAAGTTACAATGAGGCACTGAATTGCAAGTgagtttttttattagttgattaATTCTTTTTAGGGATTGCATTCCAAAGGCGCGACGATCCATCGCGtctccccagtatgctactctgggtccatgggtgcaattggtcgactctaGATATTATgaacccctacgccataaactCTACCTGGGcgataattcccatccggacctagaacgaaggctatacccgtgatgggagaccaagtccgcgcttaaacGCTCATCGGCTGACTCggtttcaagtcaaaactcctCCTTCttcgagttcgactgcggaaaaggtaaagtcttatccccgcagcttccgttgtagggagcgcgttttactcagatactccgcagcgatggaggtatcctacacaacgttcgcgacgcacactactcgaagaCTCCCCGCCGAAAGGGCATTCTATTACGACCGTGTTCCGGTCTCCCTCCATCCTTTGGTTgtgcccgccgtgtgccgaatcgagagcaacTTTTcttagactcgcgcctgtcgcTGCAAACGTACGGGTGTTTTACGCctacgactcagatgaatcccgacggtgatgtcatcctacccggcTCGAGTAGCTCATCCAACGGCGACGtcagaccactctacccgaaaGTACTctgcgacgtgaatactctaccccctacgagttcgactgagGAGAAGGTCACGTCAtggcagctcggcatacgcagaaggtaaagtcttatcgtatgctttactgctaggtttGGTCACAAACTACTCAGATGCTTCCCGGCGAAGAGACACCATACACtggtcgcggactggtgctggctccaactcctctgcagggcagtcatgatccaggtgaacccatcgctgaccacgcgccaagtgttggcatcctcacacatcctccgcacgatgttgtcggctgtcgtgtctgtTCCGCAGGCGGCAGGAATATTAGtgcgtaccccttcgaacctcggacagttgaatactacgtgctctggtgtctcgCCTGTGTCACCGAaggttgggcagaatggcgAGGCCACATGTCTAAACAGCAGTTTtgcaggcgtagtcgacgtggaTTGTAAAACTCAGCCGGTCGTtgatcatcacccccaggtacttgcgcacggtccagctgcaatagtccctgattgtgctgtaatcaggttggtgataagcacctcctcggtcttgtggtgagccagacgcaaGATCTTGCAGCGCAACCAACTTGTCACCTTCTCGACCGCTACTGTGACCTCTTCGGTTGATGGGCCCGATTCCAGGAAAACCACGTCGTCTGAGAATtccacaagtctcactcccgtggAGAGACgtagtctcagcagttcgtcgtaaacgatgttccacaataccgagCTAAGTATCgctccttgtggaacccctgccgagacactcactgtttccagtccctcaCTGTTCATAGACCTACTGTAGTTGTCGattacggaagtaacactccaccatcctacagatatatgccggaatcctcatacggatgagcgacgacgaaatcactgcccaactgacgctgttgaaggcgttcttcacgtcaagggtgaccactagaccgctgcaaaaaatgactttttgctcccatatgttttttcgatgccttttgggtccctaagcatcagtgtaaaatttgagatgatttggttgattcctgagttagcgcaacgcgtttcaattttgtatggaaatttgtatggaagaagaaatttttgcacattaaatcaaccagaaaattcaaataagcttgaaatgaagtcggtcttttatttttggttttgactattcttaagcttcattttttgcttacatgacaagcagctcAGAATGtcatggaaaaagttataacaatttcaaaataaaaaatctaaatccattgaaaagtattcaaaaatggcagactttgcttgctagagctgttaataattttatgaaatgtatGGCAAAGGTTATATTAATCAATGAATTCTcaggcaatgcaaagcagttttttgagattttttatttccatcctactgttacacagctttcaaacaagcagtcaaaaacgatataattaaaacaatgaattttgaaaacaaaatttttatataacattgaatatcttttctggggtacaatttaggtttgtgctttgttcgcaAGAAatttactgcaagaatcaaggaacatttttcatccaaagttatattttttggaactttcagaaaatctctggcgatttttgaatgaaaaattttgttttcccatacaaagcttgcagcggtctagtgaccactgcgcaaaaccggTCTCCTAGTGAGTGTGACGAGATTCGGATAGATACCTCCCCGTAcctcagaaataaaaaaaatgaaagctttGTGTACATGTTCTCCGTACTCAAAAGTTGAATACActtcttgaatatttttcccCTTCGGTTTTCCTATatatagaatatttttaattacttCCCTGCATGACACTGATTATTTTTTGAACCCTCAATTAATCTTGATGAACATCGATACTTCCAAAAGATTGTTTTATGTGAAGTTAATCCGGCAAAGATTTTATAATTGACAtgtatttattattgaaaatcactTTCTCAAACGTATGTCTCGAAAATAACTGGTAGTCCATATTGCTCCTTAATGAGTACATcgcttttatttaacttaatcTTATCATTGTTTCACGTTCAGGAAATGGATATTTAGGACTAAAATCAAGAAGTTGAAGATTGAAACTTAAATGACCATTATTTCAGATTATCTCTGTGGTTCATTTCTCATCATGTTTGAGACACATTGAGCGTCTTTGttgttttgtgttgtgtttgatattttgtcatatttgtgatttttgtcattaataataagcaaaaaataatgagaaactactaaaatgacaaaaagaataaaattaagaactattgagtttttgttttaataatttttgtaatttttgtcatatttgtaattttttaaatttaggaaaaataaataggggagagtggggatacttgatccctttttcttattttcaccatatctttttggaaaaatttagctaCTCGcattcttttacattttctgacagcgtgtaacttcaagtttttatgctcctaaaattagaacgatactcgaacccgtagatgaactagaagcattttcgtgggagtaaaaaaattgcgatatttttgaaattacgggagacttgatcctttattcaggaagccctaatccatggaaaaaatcaaacaaaaccccaagatagaatgttaattgactattttggtcatgtttgttctcatttcacaatctataattgtcagaaagaAAATtgtatagcttattctcaacccttatgacattgcatacttacgggcgcaattttttataaacaagagaaaacaaattattttaacacttttcttcagataattgatggatgaatattagctattggataaataagtaatctcgtaattagcaatgaccacgatccattgagaagaagaatataccgggatcatttgtacccatatattaggggTCAAtcgtacccaaaatcaacattttagaaaacttgttctgaaaaaagttgggagttttccatcgctttgaaaatattgtattttgaagttcattttacactcgaaagatggaataaatatttttgttataatattttcatgttaggaacattttaaaatgatgaaaaaagatcttcaagtcacattttgtgaattttttcaaacaaagttcaataactcaaaaacttattttgttaaaattttttgagcttcaaccattgctgttttgtttcatttggcacatttttctagaacatttgatctttgtacgacattccagtttggagatatagctaaggaatcaagtatccccagggatcaagtatcctcatccTCCCCTATGtttgtcatagtttttttttaatttttgtcataaagtCCACCTATTGGCTATTTATACTGTTTGGTGTGAATGTGTGTGTGAGAGATCGAATGTGTCGTGTACGCTATTGTACATGCAGGTTGTTGTatgttattgctattgttgttcGCTATTGTCTGCTGGCGCTGTTATCTGTCGtcttctgttgttgttgttggtagtCTACTATTGTCTGTCGCCGGTAGTTGGCTGCTACCTGCTATTGCGTGTCGCTGATTGGCTGACGTAATTGTCGTGTCGTGACGCCacatattgttttattttgatttattatgtTTTGTATTGCTTCATCCAGTTTTACCTATTGGCAACTTAataaaactagttttttttcgttttgtctTTTTGAGGTATGTATTtaccttattttattttgttttctttattttaaatgtttccgTTTTATTCTACCTTGTTTTACCCaattttattcagttttgttttgtgttatttattttctacttaatgtttcatattttactATGGTTTCTCTTTCTTCtagtttcatttgttttatgtctagatttatcttttttcgataatagtcgttttaccatctttatggaaTCCGGGACTTTATACCAATGCTGCAGTTGACGGACAGCTATTGAAAAACGGGGCATCACGCAACATCAAAATTCTTGTACTACAACagcatttattcaatttttattttaatataatgtgataaagttatcatttaatgataacaaaatgatgataacatgttttttttcacattgtgagatagttttttttgaaaagttttgattctcatagataatttaaaaaaatcaagcaatagatgtacataaatattttaacatttttctatgCCGTTAAAAAACTTCACCCAGTATGATGGACTGGCTTGAATGAtatctcatacaaactttatattgcttttattatcctattcCAACACTGttagtgtaaaaatatttttcagacaatcaccaaatttttttaaataaatatttttataattcagtttgggctaaaatgtataaaaatgcaaatgaaaGGTTCACCTTTTAAaactcgtttccatatgctggaatatgattgttttgcatcacgcgtttgttaatctaaaatttcatccatcttaacataattttttatgatttcaactgGTAGAAttatttgtagtattttttacgcctaaatgtatgcagcaaacttatgTTTTTCCTTATAAACCCATGTTtggcagaaaaaatgtaaaatttaatttaaacaaaaccaaaacttactgaaattgatgttttatacgttatgacatcacaaatatatataaacctttaaattttcaatcgttttcatttgatttttcactaaaaccaaatttgttgcaacttacccctttttcttagtagggtaaaatcgcatgtttttgtaaatttaaaataaaatggtgataccaataatttttctgactacgtcaacttgatgttccatcaaccttaaaactttagATATACATACAAGCGGAGCGGTATGATTATTTATGGacataaagtttttagaagccattgaagtggAAAAGTGcgtgatgccccagttgacggtatccaTTGCAACTGTGTCCGATGTTTtcttttgggctcgaactcgctgacttcggctcaggaggcaactgacttgcaaACTGAGCACACACAAGTCTCTATTTTACACGAAACCTCaaatgaaaaaacagttttttcatctTCAGTAGAAAAAATCGGATCTTCAAGacaaatttgaattgtgaagaaACTTTTCGGAAATGCGCACAGACAAAGGTTTTATGtctataaatttcaataacgattcaacgtccaacgcgGTGAAGACAATAATTTgctaaaatatatatttttctcactgtAAATTATCGCTTTGTATATATGTAGCTCCATAAACTGAGGCAATGACGAATTGTATAATTACATTTCGaacaaaaaagtgttttttcttgaaaacggTTTAAACCTTTTAACGAACCACAGTCCTTAAAACAGGGAAACAAATGATGTTTCTGTTAAGTAGTAAGAATGAATAtttgtgaaaaagttcaaatcgaTTTACAAGATTTGGTGATGTACCTATTCAATTTCGTCTGATATTATCCaccttatattaaaaaaaactatgttgaATTTCCATTTT
This sequence is a window from Uranotaenia lowii strain MFRU-FL chromosome 3, ASM2978415v1, whole genome shotgun sequence. Protein-coding genes within it:
- the LOC129756486 gene encoding zinc finger protein 134-like; protein product: MENGTEKCFICAEETSHFFRNLLQITTKYSGTTIYKVVERFLESDLTQNEASLMTAVICHECMVKLNGYDAAYTKAVIIQQEFTDLLRKSLAMAGNDRVVLDSASLKEEEEEEEEQRSESSSADYLVELEQIPEEEDEDEAYSESAKDEDTVTDTMTDNDTKSVGKFVSMKCNTCGMSFSSIDEMKEHSHRKTSTSSDDLHLAVLEYEEVEDEEAGETREDFVVDDVEYIDEERLEDDEAEIHENFPQIQKDDVEDINALQDKSEVVNKIPKKRIFYRIVKCLECNVQFSSKVQLKRHQNEHHLKEADLADSALHVSHTCDICGLTVKTKSALASHVAKHNRTSNFDCTFCGKKFNHKGALTRHVPMHTGEKPYQCDTCGKQFIHYSSFHMHKLTHGNIREKKCEVCGYMLRSSSHLKRHMRVHSGEKPFACPTCGQKFAQRYNMMTHLKAHQGIYREYAKEYKCPLCDEKYQRKLALQEHLTRTHNTVLDSAFLKPAVKSPNKKSEVKIEMVEFVSSGIESDGEIFG
- the LOC129755958 gene encoding uncharacterized protein LOC129755958 encodes the protein MSNMEHNNLPDWNTNETYRPVPQMELAEDTKNPQDAEKKLPHRIRNGSSNMFSQSIFDLTLITINICQICYILKVGPELGILYYIMLGLLGVSLFLLCIHGFMGLFGRLRCSSPLSDSCFNCLYNTSLFMVVLVYLVNLIFNVLSLKETEEKCQIIVNNIRNRSVT